The proteins below come from a single Benincasa hispida cultivar B227 chromosome 4, ASM972705v1, whole genome shotgun sequence genomic window:
- the LOC120075086 gene encoding uncharacterized protein LOC120075086 has protein sequence MAMRSVLGRSSLTPLTARAAGAGGFRFLSDGKGRILSEEERAAENVYIQKMERERLEKLRLKAEKEKAEKEKEQSEKKREGTQ, from the exons ATGGCCATGCGATCGGTGCTCGGTCGATCATCGTTGACTCCCCTGACGGCGCGTGCCGCCGGCGCCGGTGGATTCCGATTTCTCTCCGACGGAAAAGGTCGAATTCTTAGTGAGGAGGAGCGTGCTGCCGAGAACGTCTACATCCAG AAAATGGAAAGAGAAAGGCTGGAGAAGCTGAGGCTTAAGGCAGAGAAAGAAAAGGCCGAGAAGGAGAAAGAACAGTCTGAGAAG AAACGTGAAGGGACCCAGTAG